GCAATCACGGCCACACCCGTGCCGCCACGGTCGGTCGGGATCTGCAGCACATCGACCACGCCCTTCACCGCCTTGGCCGCCGCCGCGTCGTACTTGGCCACCTTGCCGCCAAAGCGCGGCGGGCGGGCCAGCACCGCCACCTTCATGTTGGGCAGGCGCGTGTCGAGGCCAAACTTGAGCGAGCTGTCGAGCTTCGCGCGCGCATCGAGGCGCGGCGTCGGCTTGCCGACAATGCGGAACTGCGACGGATTCTTCAGCGTGACCTGCGCCGGCACCGGCAGCGCCATCGCCGCCTGAGCAAGCTCGCCGTAGGTGGCACGGTGGCTGCCCGACGTGACCACGCCATTTGCGGTGCGGCATGTCGACGGATCGACCTTCCAGCGCTCCGCCGCTGCCGAGATCAACATGGCACGCGCGCGACCGCCCAGTTCGCGGTATTGCTGGAACGAGTGATTCAGCGCCGTCGAGCCGCCCGTCATCTGGATGCCGAAGCCCGGGTCCTTGTACGGATCGCCCGCGGGCGCCAACATGCCGCGCACGTTGCGCCAGTCCACGTCGAGTTCTTCGGCCAGCGCCATCGGCAATGCCGTATGCACGCCCTGACCGAATTCGAGCCGGTTGACCGCCACGGTGACCGTGTTGTCCGGGGCAATGATGATGAACGCCTGCGGCGGCGATGGCGGCTTGGCCTTGGCGTCCTGCGCGCCGGCCAGCACCGGTGCCACGCCCAGGGCCAGGCCGCCGCCGGCCAGCGTCGTGAGCTTCAGAAAGCTGCGGCGATCGAGCGTTGCCGGCCCGGCATCCGCAGACGCCGGCTGATGTTGCGCGCCGCCACCGGCCAGCGCTTCAAGATTTCGAATACGCATCGTGAATTCTCCGGTGGGGCTCAGGCCAGCGATTTCGCTGCGTCGTGGATGGCCGCGCGAATGCGTTGGTACGTCGCGCAGCGGCACAAATTGCCGGCCATCGCGCTGTCGATATCGGCGTCGGTCGGCTTCTTCTTGGTGCGCAGCAAACCCACCGCGCTCATCATCTGGCCGCTCTGGCAGTAGCCGCATTGCGCCACGTCGTGCTTGACCCAGGCGTCGAGCACGGCCTTGCCGACTTTGTCATCGGCGATGTGTTCGGACGTGGTGATCTGCTGGCCGGCCACCGCAGAAATCGGCAGCACGCAGCTGCGCGTCGGCTGGCCGTTCAGGTGCACCGTGCAGGCGCCGCACGATGCGACGCCGCAACCGAATTTCGTGCCGGTCAGGCCGAGGTTGTCGCGCAACGCCCAGAGCAGCGGCGTCGACGGATCGGCATCAACTTCCACCGGTTTGCCGTTGATGTTCAACGTGACCATTGTGGGATTCTCCTTGTGGGGCGTGAGGGAGTCTTGCCGTTATAAACCCCTTGATATAGCGGGCTGGCGG
Above is a genomic segment from Ralstonia pickettii containing:
- a CDS encoding (2Fe-2S)-binding protein, with product MVTLNINGKPVEVDADPSTPLLWALRDNLGLTGTKFGCGVASCGACTVHLNGQPTRSCVLPISAVAGQQITTSEHIADDKVGKAVLDAWVKHDVAQCGYCQSGQMMSAVGLLRTKKKPTDADIDSAMAGNLCRCATYQRIRAAIHDAAKSLA